The proteins below are encoded in one region of Segatella copri:
- a CDS encoding ATP-binding protein: MAKYLSPFQFGTLATNENFIDRQEDRALLKQLLSSHINVMLISPRRWGKSSLVKRAMSELAGEDNNVRICYIDAFSIGSESEFYRTFASQVIACASSKMERWIEDAKKFLTGVIPQVVVSDQVTDFMAFDLKFVPQERDKMTILQLPELLAKEKGIRIIVCIDEFQQLANLPEYKDMEGKMRSVWQQQQLTSYCLYGSKRNMMLNIFNNSNSPFYRFGQVIFMQKIAKEHWIPFILSSFEKTGKSISAEMAERICDAVACHSWYLQQLCYFIWSFTVSEVTEDIYHLGLKQVLNINTPMFQNDTENLSSTQIEMLKAIANGEQHFSSQAVKQIYNLGNPNTIVKNRKTLQNKDIIEKQNDAFVFVDPIYRLWFKEEYCR, from the coding sequence ATGGCAAAATATCTATCACCATTTCAATTTGGTACATTAGCCACCAATGAGAATTTTATCGACAGACAGGAAGACAGGGCTTTGCTCAAGCAATTACTGTCCTCCCATATCAACGTGATGCTGATTTCACCACGCCGATGGGGTAAATCATCGCTAGTGAAAAGGGCGATGAGCGAATTGGCTGGTGAGGATAATAACGTAAGAATCTGTTATATCGATGCCTTCAGCATCGGCTCTGAATCTGAATTTTATCGCACTTTTGCCAGTCAGGTTATAGCTTGTGCTTCCTCTAAAATGGAACGGTGGATAGAGGATGCAAAGAAATTCCTGACAGGCGTGATACCGCAGGTTGTAGTAAGCGACCAGGTGACCGACTTCATGGCTTTTGACCTGAAGTTTGTGCCACAAGAGCGTGATAAGATGACGATTCTCCAACTGCCTGAGTTGCTGGCAAAGGAAAAGGGCATCAGGATTATCGTCTGCATAGACGAGTTCCAGCAGTTGGCTAACCTTCCTGAGTATAAGGATATGGAGGGAAAGATGCGCTCGGTATGGCAGCAACAGCAGCTTACCTCTTACTGCCTCTACGGCAGCAAGCGAAACATGATGCTCAATATCTTCAACAATTCCAATAGTCCTTTTTATCGCTTCGGACAAGTGATTTTCATGCAGAAGATAGCTAAGGAGCATTGGATTCCATTCATTCTGTCATCTTTCGAGAAGACAGGAAAGTCAATCTCTGCAGAGATGGCAGAGCGGATCTGTGATGCCGTGGCCTGCCATTCCTGGTATCTCCAGCAGTTGTGCTATTTTATCTGGAGTTTCACGGTTTCGGAAGTGACGGAAGATATATATCATCTGGGATTGAAACAGGTACTCAACATCAATACCCCGATGTTTCAGAATGATACGGAGAATCTCAGTTCTACTCAGATAGAGATGCTTAAGGCTATAGCCAATGGCGAACAGCATTTCTCCTCGCAAGCCGTGAAACAAATCTATAATCTTGGTAATCCGAATACGATTGTCAAGAACAGGAAAACGCTCCAGAACAAAGATATTATCGAAAAGCAAAACGATGCTTTTGTCTTTGTTGACCCGATATACCGGCTGTGGTTTAAGGAGGAGTATTGTAGATAG
- the mutS gene encoding DNA mismatch repair protein MutS, whose amino-acid sequence MANDNKGLTPMMRQFFEMKSKHPEALLLFRCGDFYETYCEDAVEASRILGITLTRRNNGGSTGTTEMAGFPHHALDTYLPKLIRAGKRVAVCDQLEDPKKKRLEIKGKKGLSQMDKMVKRGITELVTPGVAMGDNVLNYKENNFLAAVHFGKTACGVSFLDISTGEFLTGEGTYDYVEKLMGNFMPKEVLYDRARKNDFEKYFGSKYCTFELDDWVFTEQTALQKLLGHFKTKSLKGFGVEHLKNGVIASGAIMQYLEITQHTQINHITALSRIEEDKFVRMDRFTIRSLELVAPMQEDGSSLLNVIDRTVTAMGGRMLRRWLVFPLKDVKPINERLDIVEYFFKEPEFRQLLDDQLHRISDLERIISKVAVGRVSPREVVQLKNALEAIKPIKVACQHATNEALKRVGEQLNVCETLKDRIAREIQPDPPQLVNKGDVIADGFNAELDDLRAISRHGKDYLLKIQEREIEKTGISSLKVGYNNVFGYYLEVRNTFKDKVPEEWIRKQTLAQAERYITQELKEYEEKILGADEKILVLEAQLFNELIAAMQEYIPQIQINANLIARMDCLLSFAKISDENRYVRPIVDDSEVLDIKQGRHPVIETQLPLGERYVPNDVLLDTEKQQIMMITGPNMAGKSALLRQTALIVLLAQVGCFVPAESARVGLVDKIFTRVGASDNISLGESTFMVEMTEAANILNNVSPRSLVLFDELGRGTSTYDGISIAWAIVEYLHEHKKAQARTLFATHYHELNEMEKNFPRIKNFNVSVREVDGKVIFLRKLEPGGSEHSFGIHVAEIAGMPRSIVNRANVILKQLEDDNAGVGGAGKPNVQHIDEPKDGVQLSFFQLDDPVLTQIRDEILGLDVNNLTPVEALNKLNDIKKILLGR is encoded by the coding sequence ATGGCAAACGATAATAAAGGTCTTACACCGATGATGAGACAGTTTTTCGAGATGAAATCGAAACATCCCGAAGCGCTGCTGCTCTTCCGTTGCGGTGACTTCTACGAAACTTACTGCGAAGATGCGGTGGAGGCATCCCGTATACTCGGCATTACGCTGACACGACGCAATAATGGCGGTTCTACGGGCACGACCGAGATGGCAGGATTCCCTCATCATGCTCTGGATACCTATCTGCCTAAACTCATCAGGGCGGGTAAGCGCGTAGCGGTATGCGACCAGCTGGAAGACCCGAAGAAGAAACGACTCGAAATAAAAGGTAAGAAGGGACTGAGCCAGATGGACAAGATGGTGAAGCGAGGTATTACTGAACTCGTTACACCGGGTGTGGCGATGGGAGATAACGTACTGAACTACAAGGAGAACAACTTCCTGGCAGCCGTACACTTCGGCAAGACCGCTTGCGGTGTGAGCTTTCTGGATATCTCGACCGGAGAGTTTCTTACCGGCGAGGGAACCTACGACTATGTAGAAAAACTGATGGGCAACTTCATGCCGAAAGAGGTGCTCTACGACCGCGCCCGAAAGAATGACTTCGAGAAATATTTCGGCAGCAAATACTGTACCTTCGAACTGGATGACTGGGTTTTCACCGAGCAGACAGCCCTGCAGAAACTCCTGGGACATTTCAAGACAAAATCTCTGAAAGGTTTCGGTGTAGAGCATCTCAAGAACGGCGTGATAGCCAGTGGTGCCATCATGCAGTATCTCGAGATTACCCAGCATACACAGATTAATCATATCACCGCCCTTTCACGTATCGAAGAAGATAAGTTCGTGCGTATGGACAGGTTTACCATCCGCAGTCTGGAGCTGGTTGCCCCTATGCAGGAAGACGGTTCTTCGCTCCTGAATGTCATCGACCGTACGGTAACGGCGATGGGTGGACGTATGCTCAGACGCTGGCTGGTCTTCCCGTTGAAGGACGTTAAACCAATCAACGAGCGTCTCGACATCGTGGAATATTTCTTCAAGGAACCGGAATTCCGTCAGCTTCTCGATGACCAGCTGCATCGCATCAGCGACCTGGAGCGTATCATTTCCAAAGTAGCCGTGGGTAGAGTTTCGCCTCGCGAAGTGGTTCAGCTGAAGAATGCACTTGAAGCCATCAAACCTATCAAGGTGGCATGCCAGCATGCTACGAACGAGGCTCTGAAGCGGGTAGGCGAGCAGCTGAACGTATGCGAGACCCTGAAAGACCGCATCGCCAGGGAAATACAGCCCGATCCGCCACAGCTGGTCAATAAGGGTGATGTGATAGCCGACGGATTCAATGCTGAACTTGATGACCTTCGTGCCATCAGCCGCCACGGCAAGGATTATCTGCTCAAGATACAGGAAAGGGAGATAGAAAAGACAGGAATTTCGAGTCTGAAGGTAGGTTACAATAATGTTTTCGGATACTATCTGGAGGTGAGAAATACCTTTAAGGACAAGGTGCCTGAGGAGTGGATACGCAAGCAGACGCTGGCTCAGGCAGAGCGTTATATCACCCAGGAACTGAAGGAATATGAGGAAAAGATTCTCGGTGCTGATGAGAAGATTCTGGTATTGGAAGCACAGCTCTTCAACGAACTGATAGCTGCCATGCAGGAGTATATTCCGCAGATACAGATCAATGCCAACCTCATCGCCCGTATGGACTGTCTTTTGTCATTTGCAAAGATATCTGACGAGAACCGCTACGTGCGCCCTATCGTCGATGATTCTGAGGTGCTTGACATCAAGCAGGGCAGGCATCCGGTGATTGAAACCCAACTGCCGCTGGGCGAACGCTATGTACCTAACGATGTGCTGCTCGATACCGAGAAACAGCAGATCATGATGATTACCGGTCCTAACATGGCTGGTAAATCGGCTCTGCTGCGCCAGACCGCCCTTATCGTGCTGCTGGCACAGGTAGGCTGTTTTGTGCCCGCAGAGAGCGCCCGAGTTGGATTGGTGGATAAAATCTTTACACGTGTAGGTGCAAGCGACAATATATCGCTCGGCGAATCGACCTTCATGGTAGAGATGACCGAGGCAGCAAACATCCTGAACAACGTTTCTCCGCGCTCGCTGGTGCTCTTTGATGAGCTGGGAAGAGGTACTTCTACCTACGATGGTATTTCCATTGCCTGGGCTATCGTGGAATATCTGCACGAACATAAGAAGGCGCAGGCGCGTACGCTCTTTGCTACCCACTATCATGAGCTCAACGAAATGGAGAAGAACTTCCCTCGCATCAAGAACTTCAATGTGAGTGTGAGAGAGGTGGACGGAAAGGTAATCTTCCTGCGTAAACTGGAACCGGGAGGCAGTGAGCACTCTTTCGGTATCCATGTGGCAGAGATTGCCGGTATGCCTCGCAGCATCGTGAACCGTGCCAATGTGATTCTCAAACAGTTGGAGGATGACAATGCCGGGGTAGGTGGTGCCGGTAAACCGAACGTACAGCACATCGATGAACCTAAGGATGGTGTGCAGCTCAGTTTCTTCCAGCTCGATGATCCTGTACTGACGCAGATACGTGATGAAATACTCGGGCTGGATGTGAACAATCTCACTCCGGTAGAGGCATTGAACAAGCTCAATGACATCAAGAAGATTCTGCTGGGAAGATAA
- the lgt gene encoding prolipoprotein diacylglyceryl transferase, translating into MIANLLNYIVWDPDPILAHLGPMTIRYYSTCWMIGLLLGYLLVSKLYKQQGLSDEKFSPLFLYIFLGVLIGGRLGHCIFYQPEYFLTQWDHFIEMLIPVHHMPDGSWKFTGYEGLASHGGVFGMFVGIWLYCRNMKVSGWVVLDNMGICSGITATFIRLGNLMNSEIIGKVTDVPWAFIFVREDQYPRHPGQLYEALAYFCFFLLILFIYKKRGPKSVGTGFYFGLCLTLIFTFRFFIEYTKEIQVAFEAGLPMDMGQILSIPLIIAGVWSIVSSTKRAKEKNVEAK; encoded by the coding sequence ATGATAGCAAATCTGCTTAACTATATCGTATGGGACCCAGACCCAATTCTGGCTCATCTGGGTCCTATGACCATCCGCTACTACTCCACCTGCTGGATGATTGGTCTGCTGCTGGGCTATCTGCTCGTGAGCAAGCTTTACAAGCAGCAGGGGCTCTCAGATGAGAAGTTCTCCCCACTGTTTCTCTACATCTTCTTAGGTGTACTGATAGGTGGCCGTTTGGGACATTGCATCTTCTATCAGCCGGAATATTTCCTCACCCAGTGGGATCACTTCATCGAGATGCTGATACCTGTTCACCACATGCCAGACGGCAGTTGGAAGTTTACGGGTTATGAGGGACTGGCGAGCCACGGAGGCGTATTCGGCATGTTCGTCGGCATCTGGCTCTATTGCCGCAACATGAAGGTGAGCGGCTGGGTAGTGCTCGATAATATGGGTATCTGCTCAGGCATTACAGCCACCTTTATCCGTTTGGGCAATCTGATGAATTCAGAGATTATCGGCAAGGTAACCGATGTGCCTTGGGCATTTATCTTCGTTCGCGAAGACCAGTATCCACGCCATCCGGGTCAGCTCTACGAGGCTTTGGCATACTTCTGCTTTTTCCTCCTCATCCTATTCATCTACAAGAAGAGAGGACCTAAGAGCGTAGGCACCGGTTTCTATTTCGGTCTTTGCCTTACTCTCATCTTCACCTTCCGCTTCTTCATCGAATATACGAAGGAGATTCAGGTGGCATTCGAGGCAGGTCTGCCTATGGATATGGGACAGATATTGAGCATTCCGCTCATCATCGCCGGTGTATGGAGCATCGTTTCCAGCACAAAGAGAGCGAAAGAAAAGAACGTAGAGGCAAAATAA
- the ychF gene encoding redox-regulated ATPase YchF: MALKCGIVGLPNVGKSTLFNCLSSAKAQAANFPFCTIEPNLGVITVPDERLNKLAEIVHPGRIVPATCEIVDIAGLVKGASKGEGLGNKFLGNIRECDAIIHVIRCFDDDNIVREGGAKVDPLEDKSVIDTELQLKDLETIESQLTKQKKTAAAGNKDAKTMVTVLEAYKAELEQGKNARGVTFESKEEQKVAHDLFLLTTKPVLYVANVDEASAKTGNEYSKKVEEIAKEEGAECMVIAAKTEEDIASLETYEDKLMFLEELGLEESGVNRLIKKAYALLNLETFITAGEMEVKAWTYHKGWKAPQCAGVIHTDFEKGFIRAEVIKYDDYIKYGSEAAVREAGKLGIEGKEYVVQDGDIMHFRFNV; this comes from the coding sequence ATGGCATTAAAATGTGGTATTGTAGGCCTCCCAAACGTGGGTAAGTCTACACTGTTCAACTGTCTGTCTAGTGCGAAGGCACAGGCAGCTAACTTCCCTTTCTGTACTATCGAACCAAACTTGGGCGTCATCACCGTACCAGACGAGCGACTCAACAAGTTGGCAGAGATTGTTCACCCAGGACGCATCGTCCCAGCTACTTGCGAAATCGTGGATATCGCAGGTCTCGTAAAGGGTGCCAGCAAGGGCGAAGGTCTTGGTAATAAATTCTTGGGAAATATCCGTGAGTGCGATGCTATCATCCACGTAATCCGCTGTTTCGACGATGACAACATCGTGCGCGAGGGTGGCGCTAAGGTTGATCCTTTGGAGGATAAGAGCGTCATCGATACAGAGTTGCAGCTCAAGGACCTGGAAACTATCGAATCTCAGCTCACCAAGCAGAAGAAGACTGCTGCAGCAGGCAACAAGGATGCTAAGACGATGGTTACCGTTCTGGAGGCTTACAAGGCCGAACTGGAGCAGGGAAAGAACGCTCGTGGCGTTACTTTCGAAAGCAAGGAAGAGCAGAAGGTGGCTCACGACCTCTTCCTCCTCACTACCAAGCCTGTGCTCTACGTGGCCAATGTTGACGAGGCTTCTGCCAAGACCGGCAACGAGTATAGCAAGAAGGTAGAGGAAATCGCCAAGGAAGAAGGTGCTGAGTGCATGGTCATCGCTGCAAAGACAGAGGAAGACATCGCATCGCTCGAAACCTACGAGGACAAACTGATGTTCCTCGAAGAACTCGGACTGGAAGAGAGCGGCGTAAACCGACTCATCAAGAAGGCATACGCCCTGCTGAACCTCGAAACATTCATCACCGCTGGTGAGATGGAGGTCAAGGCATGGACCTATCACAAGGGCTGGAAGGCTCCTCAGTGTGCCGGCGTCATCCATACCGACTTCGAGAAGGGATTCATCCGTGCAGAGGTTATCAAGTATGATGACTATATCAAGTATGGCTCTGAGGCTGCAGTACGCGAGGCTGGTAAGCTCGGCATCGAGGGCAAGGAGTACGTCGTACAGGATGGTGACATCATGCACTTCCGGTTCAATGTATAA
- a CDS encoding DEAD/DEAH box helicase — protein sequence MAKNNKQAANQDGNSTKKATKKKKKVKVSHIVKPENMTLEEWQIKLRKQVTDIEHFDISCVDDVLCPGEYIVHNPEKNNEYKVVYRGANSEWNYCSCMDFKTSRLGTCKHIEAVKKWFGGKRGVHVHRELPPYTSVYLSYRDERCVKIRIGSDNKEAYEQLAKDYFDKNHVLKKSAYARIGSFLKQARQISDTFRCYKDAIDFIIDIREKAKRMKIVKTYDDEKLNNLLKVNLYPYQKEGIRFAAKAGKAIIADEMGLGKTIQAIGTAELLRKESLIGSVLILCPTSLKYQWRSEIKKFTDAEVFVIEGSHLKRKEAYNRPEPYKIISYNSAANDIKILGCLQTDMLIMDEVQRLKNWNTQISRAARKIESDYSVILSGTPLENKLDELYSIVEFVDNFRLAPYYLFKDKHIITDETGKVLGYKNLNDIGKKLGDILIRRRKKDVKLQMPERSDKNLFIPMTNEQMEMHQEWQNQVRLLILKWRRMHFLSDKDRKRLLLFLSQMRMVCDSSYILDQKTRYDTKVDECVNIISDIISEEGEKVVVFSQWERMTRLIAKELEKKEIGFEYLHGGVPSEKRKNLVDNFMNEPSSRVFLSTDAGSTGLNLQSAATIINIDLPWNPAVLEQRIGRIYRLGQQNNIQVINLVTPDSIEQEMLGKLRFKTSMFEGVLDDGEDSVFITDDKFSKMMETVSGMVEEDEETEKARNKHKSNENKEEVSIQQQTNSSSNGESVSNRSSQPKDLVAQGISFLSGLAETLKSPEATAQLVDSIVEKDEQTGETSIKIPVESKETVSNLLNLIGKLFAK from the coding sequence ATGGCAAAGAATAATAAGCAGGCAGCTAACCAAGACGGTAACAGCACCAAGAAGGCTACAAAGAAAAAAAAGAAAGTCAAGGTTTCGCATATCGTGAAACCAGAAAACATGACTTTAGAGGAATGGCAAATCAAACTGCGCAAGCAGGTGACCGATATCGAGCACTTTGATATCAGTTGTGTTGATGACGTCCTTTGCCCTGGAGAGTATATCGTTCACAACCCTGAAAAGAACAACGAGTACAAGGTGGTGTATCGTGGAGCCAACAGCGAATGGAATTATTGTTCCTGCATGGATTTCAAGACTTCGAGACTCGGCACTTGCAAACATATCGAAGCCGTCAAGAAATGGTTTGGCGGAAAGAGGGGCGTACATGTACATCGGGAATTACCACCTTATACTTCTGTCTATCTCTCCTATCGGGATGAGCGATGCGTAAAGATTCGTATCGGCTCAGACAACAAGGAGGCATACGAACAGTTAGCCAAAGATTACTTTGACAAGAACCATGTCTTGAAGAAATCAGCCTATGCCCGCATTGGCTCTTTCTTGAAACAAGCTCGCCAAATCAGCGATACATTCAGATGCTATAAAGATGCCATTGACTTTATCATCGATATTCGCGAAAAAGCGAAAAGAATGAAGATTGTGAAGACATACGATGACGAGAAACTCAACAATCTTCTGAAAGTAAACCTCTATCCTTACCAGAAAGAGGGCATCCGCTTTGCTGCAAAGGCAGGAAAGGCTATCATTGCCGACGAGATGGGTCTCGGAAAGACAATCCAAGCTATAGGTACTGCCGAACTGCTACGCAAGGAAAGTCTTATTGGCTCTGTACTCATCCTCTGCCCTACCTCGCTCAAATATCAATGGCGAAGTGAAATCAAGAAGTTTACTGATGCCGAAGTCTTCGTCATAGAGGGAAGTCATCTCAAGAGAAAGGAAGCGTACAATCGCCCGGAACCTTACAAGATTATTTCCTATAATAGTGCCGCCAATGACATCAAGATACTCGGCTGTTTGCAAACCGATATGCTCATCATGGACGAGGTGCAGCGCCTGAAGAACTGGAACACGCAGATTTCCCGTGCGGCAAGAAAGATAGAATCAGATTACTCCGTAATTCTATCCGGTACCCCATTGGAGAACAAGCTCGATGAACTCTACTCTATCGTGGAGTTTGTTGATAATTTCCGCCTTGCCCCTTACTACCTCTTCAAAGACAAGCATATCATTACTGATGAAACAGGAAAAGTTCTGGGTTATAAGAACTTAAACGACATAGGCAAGAAGCTGGGCGATATTCTCATCCGTCGCCGCAAGAAGGATGTGAAACTCCAGATGCCAGAGCGTTCTGACAAGAACCTTTTCATTCCGATGACCAACGAGCAGATGGAGATGCATCAGGAGTGGCAGAACCAGGTACGTCTCCTGATTCTGAAATGGCGCAGGATGCATTTCCTATCCGATAAAGACCGCAAGCGTCTCCTGCTCTTCCTCTCACAGATGCGCATGGTATGTGACAGCAGTTATATCCTCGACCAAAAGACGAGATACGACACCAAGGTGGATGAATGCGTGAACATCATCAGCGACATTATCAGCGAGGAAGGTGAAAAGGTTGTGGTATTCAGTCAATGGGAACGCATGACCCGCCTCATCGCCAAGGAACTGGAGAAAAAAGAAATAGGCTTTGAATATCTGCATGGTGGCGTGCCATCCGAAAAGCGCAAAAACCTGGTAGATAATTTCATGAACGAACCATCGAGCAGGGTTTTCCTCTCTACTGATGCCGGAAGCACAGGCTTGAACCTGCAGTCAGCCGCTACCATCATCAACATCGACTTGCCTTGGAATCCTGCCGTTCTCGAACAGCGTATCGGGCGCATCTATCGCCTTGGTCAGCAGAACAACATCCAGGTTATCAATCTCGTAACACCTGATTCCATCGAGCAGGAAATGCTCGGTAAGTTGCGTTTCAAGACCTCCATGTTTGAAGGCGTTCTTGATGACGGCGAAGATTCTGTATTCATCACAGATGATAAGTTCAGCAAGATGATGGAAACAGTGAGCGGTATGGTGGAAGAGGACGAAGAAACAGAGAAGGCTCGCAACAAACATAAATCTAACGAGAATAAAGAAGAGGTTTCCATCCAGCAGCAAACGAACTCATCTTCGAACGGAGAATCCGTCTCTAATCGCTCAAGTCAGCCAAAGGATTTAGTAGCCCAAGGAATATCTTTCCTCTCAGGTTTAGCCGAAACCTTAAAGTCGCCAGAAGCCACAGCCCAGCTGGTTGATTCCATCGTTGAGAAAGACGAGCAGACAGGCGAAACCTCCATCAAGATACCTGTGGAGAGCAAAGAGACTGTCTCTAATCTCTTGAATCTCATAGGAAAGTTGTTTGCAAAATAA
- a CDS encoding desulfoferrodoxin translates to MTKVREIYRCQICGNVVEVVNPGAVLSCCGEPMKLMKENTSDGAKEKHVPVIEPIEGGYRVTVGSVEHPMLPEHYIQWIELLTPTDVLRHELKPGEKPEAIFLTNAEAKDVTAREYCNLHGLWKGVI, encoded by the coding sequence ATGACAAAAGTTAGAGAAATCTACCGCTGCCAGATTTGTGGCAATGTAGTAGAAGTTGTAAACCCAGGAGCCGTGCTCAGTTGCTGTGGCGAGCCGATGAAGCTGATGAAGGAAAACACCAGCGATGGCGCCAAAGAGAAGCACGTGCCTGTGATAGAACCTATCGAGGGCGGCTATCGCGTAACAGTAGGAAGTGTGGAGCATCCGATGCTACCAGAGCATTACATCCAATGGATAGAATTGCTCACCCCTACCGATGTACTTCGTCACGAGTTGAAGCCAGGCGAAAAGCCTGAAGCAATCTTCCTGACCAACGCAGAAGCCAAGGATGTTACGGCTCGAGAATACTGCAACCTTCACGGGTTGTGGAAGGGGGTAATCTAA
- the rd gene encoding rubredoxin, whose protein sequence is MKKYVCDVCGWIYDPEVGDPEGGIAPGTAFEDIPDDWVCPLCGVGKEDFSPVEE, encoded by the coding sequence ATGAAGAAATATGTTTGCGACGTGTGTGGTTGGATTTATGATCCAGAAGTAGGTGACCCAGAGGGCGGCATCGCTCCAGGTACAGCATTCGAAGACATCCCAGATGATTGGGTTTGCCCTCTTTGCGGAGTAGGAAAGGAAGATTTCAGCCCTGTAGAGGAATAA